The genomic segment TCTGGACGTCTTACGTACGCTTAACCCCGCACTGGTGCTCCCTAAAGGAGAACCGGGCACAGTGTGCGCATGTCGCCCAAGCATCTGTGGAGCGGGAACTGGCGTGCCGAGACCGAGGCCGAGGCCGAGGAGCGTCGCCGCCGGGAGGCCGAGCAGCCCACCCCTGAGCGCCCCACCCGCGTCGAGCACCACGCGACGGGCGATCCGCAGTCCCCGCGACGCGGCCTGTGGGCGGCCGGGACCGTCGCGCTCGTCGTCGCCGCCGCGGCCGGCTTCGGCGCCTACGCGCTCATCGACGGCGGCGGCAACGGGTCCGGCACCGGCACCGCGCGGCCCGCCGCGCTGCCCGCGACGGCCTCCAAGCCGCTGGCCCCCCAGCGCGGCCAGACCCGCGCCGGGCAGATCTACGCCGCGGCCAGCCCGGCCGTGGTCTCCATCCGCACCAGCTCGGGGACGGGCACCGGCTTCCTCATCGACGACAAGGGCACGCTGGTCACCAACGACCACGTCGTCGAGACGTCGAAGACCGTCAGCGTCAAGTTCGGCACCGACGGGCGCACGATCTCCGGCGAGGTCCGCGGCGTCGACCCCTCGAGCGACCTGGCCGTCGTCCACATCGACCCGTCGGCCGCGCCGCCGGACGCCAAGCCGCTGCAGTTCGCCGACTCGCGCGGCGTCTCGGTCGGCGACACGGTCATCGCGATCGGCAACCCCTTCGGCCTGGACCGCACCGCGACCGAGGGCATCGTCTCCAGCCTGGGCCGTACCCTCCAGGCCCCCAACGGCTTCCAGATCGACGGCGTCATCCAGACCGACGCGGCGATCAACCCCGGCAACTCGGGCGGCCCGCTGCTCGACGACGGCGGCAAGGTCATCGGCGTCAACTCGCAGATCGCGACCAACGGCGTCAGCAACGGCAACGTCGGCATCGGCTTCGCGGTGCCGTCCAACACCGTGCGCCAGGTCGTCCCCGGCCTCGAGCAGGGCAAGACGGTCAGCCACGCCTGGCTCGGCGTGGAGACCGGCTCGAGCTCCAGCGACCCGACGTCGACCAGCGGCGGCGCCCAGATCACCGACGTCACGCCGGGCGGCCCGGCCGATGACGCGGGCCTGCAGGTCGGCGACGTCGTCACGAAGATCGACGGCACCGCCGTCAACGACGCGACCGACCTGTCGACCGCGATCAACGGCAAGGCCGCGGGCGACCGCATCACCCTGACCGTGCGGCGCGCCGGTGACCAGCAGCAGCTCGACGTGCGGCTGCGGGAGCGCCCCGCGCACATCCCATGAGCTTCGCGGCACCGCTCATCCTGATCGCGCTGGTCGTCGTGCCCGCCCTGGCGGTCTGGTACGCCGGGCTGCAGCGCCGGCGGCGCCGCGCGGCCGCCGCGTTCGCCGCCCCGCTGCTCGCCGCCTCGGTGGCCCCGGCGCGGCCGCGCTGGCGCAGGCACGTGCCCGTCCTGTTCTTCGCGGTGGCGATCGCCGCGCTCGTCGTGGCCGCCGCGCGCCCGCAGCGGACCGTCGCCGTGCCCGTGGAGCAGGCCCAGATCATGCTGCTGACCGACGTCAGCGGCTCCATGCTGGCCACCGACGTCAAGCCCAACCGGCTCACCGCCGTCCGCCGTGCGGCGCAGGCGTTCATCGACTCGGTGCCGGGTCAGGTCAAGGTCGGCGTCATGGCCTTCAACCAGACCCCGCAGGTCCTCGCCTCGCCCACCACCGACCGCGACGCGCTCACGGCCGCGCTGGGGCGCCTGCAGTCCCACGGAGGCACGGCGACCGGCGAGGCGATCCAGACCGCGGTGCGCGTGCTGCGCCAGGCCGTGCCGACCGACGGGCGCAAGCCGCCCTCGGCGATCGTCCTGCTCTCCGACGGCGTGTCGACCCGCGGCGTGGACCCCGTCGCCGCCGCCCAGGCGGCCGGCAGGCTGAAGATCCCGATCTACACGGTCGCGCTGGGCACCGCGAACGGGACGATCACGGTCCCGCGGCCCGGCGGCCGGGGCACCGAGGTGCGCAGGGTCCCGCCGGATCCCCAGGCCCTGGCGCGCGTCGCCCAGGTCTCCGGCGGCCGGGCGACGACGGCGGCCGACGCGGCGTCGCTCAAGCAGGTCTACGAACGGCTGGGCTCCCAGCTGAGCCACAAGAAGGTCCCCCGCGAGATCACCGCCGGCTTCGCCGGTGCCGGCCTGGCGCTGCTGGCGCTGGGCTCCGCCCTGTCGCTGCGCTGGTTCGGCCGCCTCATCTGACCCCTGAAGGAGACCCCATGAACGACGACCCCACCATCCGCCACCGGCCCGACGACGACGAGCGTCTCGAGACCGCGCGCGGCGAGGCCCACGACGACCCGCGCCGCGCGCTCGGCGAGGCGCTGCACGAGCTCAAGCGCGTCATCGTCGGCCAGGACGCGATGCTCGAGCGCCTGCTCGTCAGCCTGCTCGCCGGCGGCCACGTCCTGCTGGAGGGCGTGCCCGGCCTGGCCAAGACGCTGACGGTGCGGACGCTGGCCGACGTCGTCGGCGGCTCGTTCCGCCGCATCCAGTTCACGCCCGACCTGGTCCCGGCCGACCTCGTCGGCACGCGCATCTGGCGTCCCGACACGGGCAAGTTCGACACCGAGCTGGGGCCCGTGTTCGGCAACCTGCTGCTCGCCGACGAGATCAACCGCGCCCCGGCCAAGGTCCAGTCGGCGCTGCTGGAGGTCATGCAGGAGCACCAGGTCACCATCGGCGGCACGACGTTCCCGGTGCCGCGGCCGTTCCTCGTGCTGGCCACCCAGAACCCGATCGAGTCCGAGGGCACCTACCCGCTGCCCGAGGCCCAGGTCGACCGGTTCCTCATGAAGCTGCTCGTCGACTACCCCACGCCCGGCGAGGAGGCCGCCGTCGTCGGCCGCAGCCTCGGCGCGGCCGCCGAGGTGCGCCAGCGCCTGGGCCTCGACGACCTCGAGCGCTTCGCCCGCGTCGCGCAGGCCGTCCTCGTCGACCGCGAGATCATCGCCTACGCCGTCGCGCTGGCCGACGCCACGCGCCACCCGGCCGAGAACGGCCTGTCCGACATGGCGGGCATGGTCGAGTACGGCGCCAGCCCGCGCGGGCCGATCGGCCTCATCCACGCCGCCCGCGCCCTGGCGATGCTGCGCGGCCGCGGCTACGTCAGCGCGGCCGACGTGCGCGACCTGGCGCCCGACGTGCTGCGCCACCGCCTCGTGCTGTCCTACGACGCCCTGAGCGAGGGCGTCACGGCCGACGCGATCCTCGCCCGCGTGCTCGAGACCGTGCCCGAGCCCGACGACCGCTACGCGCGCCGCGCACGGACGGCGGCGGCATGAGCCCCGCGGGCGCCCTCGCGCCCCCTGCCGCACGGCAGGGACCCGGGCCGATGCCGCCCGCGCTGCTCGACGCCCTCGGGCTCGCGGTCTCGCACCGCGTCGCGGGGGCCCTGCCGGGCGACCGGCGGGCCGCGGGCGTCGGCGCCGGCACCGAACTGGCCCAGCTGCGGCCCTACGTCCTCGGCGACGACGTGCGGCGCCTGGACGCGGCCGCCTCGGCCCGGACCGGCGAGCCGCACGTGCGCCTGCAGGTGCCCGAGCGCACGCTGACGACCTGGCTGGCGATCGACGTCTCGTCCTCGATGGCCTTCGGCACCACCAACCGCCTCAAGGCCGACGTCGCCGAGGGCGTGGCTCTCGCGCTCGGGCGCCTGGCCCTGCGCCACGCCGGGCGCCTGGGCATCCTCACCTTCGGCACGGGCGCCTCGCGCGTGCTGCCGCCACGAGGCTCCAAGGCCGGGCTCGTGGCGCTGCGCCGCGTCCTGGCCGAGGGCGTCGGCGTCGACGGCCACGGCGACCCGCGCGCGCTCGGCGACGCGCTGGGCCGGCTCGGCCGAGTCGCGCGCCAGCCGGGGTTCGTCGCGGTCATCTCCGACTTCCGCGAGCAGCACGACTGGACCCGGCCCCTGGGCAGCCTGCGCGCCCACCACGCGGTCCTGGCCGTCGAGATCGGGGATCCGCGCGAGTCCGCGGTGCCCGCCGTGGGACGCATCGCGGTCGTCGACCCCGAGACCGGGCGGCGGCTGGAGGTCGACACCTCCAACCGGCGCGTGCGTGATCGCTTCGCCGCGCTGGAGGCCGAGCGCCGCGCGACCCTGACCTCCGAGCTTCGCCGGCTGCGCGTCGACCACGTGACGC from the Baekduia soli genome contains:
- a CDS encoding S1C family serine protease, translating into MSPKHLWSGNWRAETEAEAEERRRREAEQPTPERPTRVEHHATGDPQSPRRGLWAAGTVALVVAAAAGFGAYALIDGGGNGSGTGTARPAALPATASKPLAPQRGQTRAGQIYAAASPAVVSIRTSSGTGTGFLIDDKGTLVTNDHVVETSKTVSVKFGTDGRTISGEVRGVDPSSDLAVVHIDPSAAPPDAKPLQFADSRGVSVGDTVIAIGNPFGLDRTATEGIVSSLGRTLQAPNGFQIDGVIQTDAAINPGNSGGPLLDDGGKVIGVNSQIATNGVSNGNVGIGFAVPSNTVRQVVPGLEQGKTVSHAWLGVETGSSSSDPTSTSGGAQITDVTPGGPADDAGLQVGDVVTKIDGTAVNDATDLSTAINGKAAGDRITLTVRRAGDQQQLDVRLRERPAHIP
- a CDS encoding DUF58 domain-containing protein, with the translated sequence MPPALLDALGLAVSHRVAGALPGDRRAAGVGAGTELAQLRPYVLGDDVRRLDAAASARTGEPHVRLQVPERTLTTWLAIDVSSSMAFGTTNRLKADVAEGVALALGRLALRHAGRLGILTFGTGASRVLPPRGSKAGLVALRRVLAEGVGVDGHGDPRALGDALGRLGRVARQPGFVAVISDFREQHDWTRPLGSLRAHHAVLAVEIGDPRESAVPAVGRIAVVDPETGRRLEVDTSNRRVRDRFAALEAERRATLTSELRRLRVDHVTLSTDGDWLLDLGRRLA
- a CDS encoding VWA domain-containing protein gives rise to the protein MSFAAPLILIALVVVPALAVWYAGLQRRRRRAAAAFAAPLLAASVAPARPRWRRHVPVLFFAVAIAALVVAAARPQRTVAVPVEQAQIMLLTDVSGSMLATDVKPNRLTAVRRAAQAFIDSVPGQVKVGVMAFNQTPQVLASPTTDRDALTAALGRLQSHGGTATGEAIQTAVRVLRQAVPTDGRKPPSAIVLLSDGVSTRGVDPVAAAQAAGRLKIPIYTVALGTANGTITVPRPGGRGTEVRRVPPDPQALARVAQVSGGRATTAADAASLKQVYERLGSQLSHKKVPREITAGFAGAGLALLALGSALSLRWFGRLI
- a CDS encoding AAA family ATPase: MNDDPTIRHRPDDDERLETARGEAHDDPRRALGEALHELKRVIVGQDAMLERLLVSLLAGGHVLLEGVPGLAKTLTVRTLADVVGGSFRRIQFTPDLVPADLVGTRIWRPDTGKFDTELGPVFGNLLLADEINRAPAKVQSALLEVMQEHQVTIGGTTFPVPRPFLVLATQNPIESEGTYPLPEAQVDRFLMKLLVDYPTPGEEAAVVGRSLGAAAEVRQRLGLDDLERFARVAQAVLVDREIIAYAVALADATRHPAENGLSDMAGMVEYGASPRGPIGLIHAARALAMLRGRGYVSAADVRDLAPDVLRHRLVLSYDALSEGVTADAILARVLETVPEPDDRYARRARTAAA